In one Pseudomonas sp. 31-12 genomic region, the following are encoded:
- a CDS encoding AraC family transcriptional regulator gives MDADQGESIRFWQTAPLAGVELLSARYIEHRFAPHVHDGYVIGMIMAGAQRYRYRGAEHLAGSGTLVLINPDELHTGHKGTEDGWLYRAFYPDSGQILSLLDELELPTTNLPGFGATLYRDPDLVKGFCQLHRLLESPSTALQQQTVWREMMLLLLQRHAAVPVAGKPGKEHRAVTLAKDLLQAQLAAPPSLEELAAAVNLSPFHFARVFRRAMGMPPHTWLMQQRIARARVLLQNGCLPLEVATQLGFADQSHLSRQFKQVYGVGPGAYRSARLF, from the coding sequence ATGGACGCCGATCAGGGCGAGTCGATCCGTTTCTGGCAAACGGCGCCGTTGGCCGGCGTCGAGTTATTGTCCGCACGCTACATCGAACATCGCTTCGCGCCCCATGTGCATGACGGTTATGTGATCGGCATGATCATGGCCGGCGCCCAGCGTTATCGCTATCGCGGCGCCGAACACCTGGCCGGCAGCGGCACGCTGGTGTTGATCAACCCTGATGAACTGCACACCGGCCACAAAGGCACGGAGGATGGCTGGTTGTACCGGGCGTTTTACCCGGACAGCGGGCAGATTCTCTCGCTGCTGGACGAACTGGAGTTGCCGACCACCAACCTGCCGGGGTTTGGCGCGACGCTGTATCGCGATCCGGATCTGGTGAAGGGTTTCTGCCAATTGCATCGCTTGCTGGAAAGTCCGTCCACGGCCCTGCAACAGCAAACGGTCTGGCGCGAGATGATGCTGTTGTTGCTGCAACGTCATGCGGCCGTGCCGGTTGCCGGCAAACCCGGCAAGGAACACCGGGCAGTGACGCTGGCCAAGGACCTGCTGCAAGCGCAATTGGCCGCGCCACCTTCGCTGGAAGAACTGGCGGCAGCGGTCAACCTGTCACCGTTCCACTTCGCCCGGGTGTTCCGCCGTGCCATGGGCATGCCACCGCACACCTGGCTGATGCAGCAACGCATCGCTCGGGCGCGGGTGTTATTACAGAATGGGTGTTTGCCGCTGGAGGTTGCGACGCAGCTGGGATTTGCCGACCAGAGTCATCTGAGTCGGCAGTTCAAGCAGGTTTACGGGGTGGGGCCGGGGGCGTATCGCAGTGCCCGGCTGTTCTGA
- the ftsY gene encoding signal recognition particle-docking protein FtsY: protein MFGSNDDKKTPAAAGEKKSLFGWLRKKPQEPVVEQPQPLPEPTPAPVIEEEPVPVVLPMAEPVLQPVAEAEPEVIAEQPLAPAPEPWLTLPVAEEPVALVEDALAPHVTPPIPAPTAFAPEPVQAPLIEPVVAPVVVAEPEPVAPEPVIPAFVAPVVEAPAPAPVIAPVVAAPAVPVEAPAEPPRTEETKAGFFARLKQGLSKTSASIGEGMASLFLGKKIIDDELLEDIETRLLTADVGVEATSVIIQRLTQKVARKELADADALYKSLQAELAAMLKPVEQPLKITSQNKPFVILVVGVNGAGKTTTIGKLAKKLQLEGKKVMLAAGDTFRAAAVEQLQVWGERNKIPVIAQHTGADSASVIFDAVQAAKARGIDVLIADTAGRLHTKDNLMEELKKVRRVISKLDADAPHEVLLVLDAGTGQNAISQAKQFNQTVELTGLALTKLDGTAKGGVIFALAKQFGLPIRYIGVGEGIDDLRTFEAEPFVQALFAERERS from the coding sequence ATGTTTGGTTCCAACGACGACAAGAAGACCCCAGCTGCGGCTGGCGAGAAGAAAAGCCTGTTCGGATGGCTGCGCAAAAAGCCGCAGGAACCCGTCGTCGAACAGCCACAACCACTGCCTGAGCCAACACCTGCGCCGGTAATAGAAGAAGAGCCGGTGCCGGTTGTCCTGCCGATGGCCGAGCCGGTGCTGCAACCGGTCGCTGAGGCTGAACCTGAAGTGATTGCCGAGCAGCCGCTGGCACCCGCTCCAGAGCCGTGGCTGACGTTGCCGGTGGCGGAAGAGCCGGTGGCCTTGGTCGAAGATGCACTGGCGCCGCATGTGACGCCGCCGATTCCTGCCCCGACTGCCTTTGCGCCAGAGCCTGTTCAGGCGCCGCTTATCGAGCCTGTCGTTGCGCCAGTTGTCGTGGCCGAACCTGAGCCGGTAGCTCCAGAACCGGTGATTCCTGCGTTCGTCGCTCCTGTGGTTGAAGCGCCTGCGCCTGCCCCCGTGATTGCCCCGGTAGTCGCCGCGCCCGCCGTTCCCGTCGAAGCCCCGGCCGAGCCGCCGCGCACCGAAGAAACCAAAGCCGGTTTCTTCGCTCGCCTCAAGCAAGGCCTGTCCAAGACCAGCGCCAGCATCGGCGAAGGCATGGCCAGCCTGTTCCTCGGCAAGAAAATCATCGATGACGAGTTGCTCGAAGACATCGAAACCCGTCTGCTGACCGCCGACGTTGGCGTCGAGGCGACCTCGGTGATCATTCAGCGCCTGACCCAAAAGGTCGCGCGCAAAGAGCTGGCCGACGCCGACGCGCTTTACAAATCCCTGCAGGCTGAACTCGCCGCGATGCTCAAGCCTGTCGAGCAGCCGCTGAAAATCACCTCGCAGAACAAGCCTTTCGTGATTCTGGTGGTCGGCGTCAACGGCGCCGGCAAGACCACCACCATCGGCAAGCTGGCGAAGAAACTGCAACTCGAGGGCAAGAAAGTCATGCTCGCAGCCGGTGACACCTTCCGCGCCGCCGCCGTCGAGCAATTGCAGGTCTGGGGCGAGCGCAACAAGATCCCGGTCATCGCCCAGCACACCGGCGCCGACTCGGCTTCGGTTATCTTCGATGCCGTGCAAGCCGCCAAGGCCCGTGGCATTGACGTGCTGATCGCCGACACCGCCGGTCGCTTGCACACCAAAGACAACCTGATGGAAGAGTTGAAGAAGGTTCGCCGTGTCATCAGCAAACTCGACGCCGACGCGCCGCACGAGGTGCTGCTGGTGCTCGACGCCGGTACTGGCCAAAACGCCATCAGCCAGGCCAAGCAATTCAACCAGACCGTCGAACTGACCGGTCTGGCGTTGACCAAGCTCGACGGCACCGCCAAGGGCGGGGTGATTTTCGCCCTGGCCAAGCAGTTTGGTTTGCCGATTCGCTACATCGGCGTCGGTGAAGGCATCGACGACTTGCGTACTTTTGAAGCAGAACCCTTT
- a CDS encoding sulfurtransferase, translating into MPIAQLISPQALDLKKEQPGLVILDCRFALEDPDYGQRSYAEGHIAGSSFADLERDLSGTVVKGVTGRHPLPEPEDLIERLQAWGINVDSEVVLYDDGPGAYAARAWWLLAWLGKRDGVFILDGGLKAWHAAGLPLSLDACDIERGTFNGTPDNALIVSAEELQQRLGQPALTLLDARALPRFKGEVEPIDPIAGHIPGAQCAAFTENLGSDGHFLPADQLKQRFAAKLGDRAPADLVAYCGSGVTACHNLFALCLAGYPLGSLYAGSWSEWINDPAHGIATGE; encoded by the coding sequence ATGCCCATTGCGCAACTGATCAGCCCGCAAGCGTTGGACCTGAAAAAGGAGCAGCCTGGGCTGGTGATTCTGGATTGTCGTTTTGCCCTCGAAGACCCGGACTACGGCCAGCGCAGCTATGCCGAAGGGCACATCGCCGGCTCGAGCTTTGCCGATCTTGAGCGTGATTTGAGCGGGACCGTGGTCAAGGGTGTGACCGGGCGCCATCCGCTGCCTGAACCTGAAGACTTGATCGAGCGCCTGCAAGCCTGGGGCATCAACGTCGACAGTGAAGTGGTTTTGTACGATGACGGCCCGGGTGCCTATGCGGCGCGGGCGTGGTGGTTGCTGGCCTGGCTGGGCAAGCGTGACGGCGTGTTCATCCTCGATGGCGGGCTCAAGGCCTGGCACGCGGCGGGTTTGCCGCTGAGTCTGGATGCGTGTGATATCGAGCGTGGCACCTTCAACGGGACGCCGGACAATGCGCTGATCGTGAGTGCTGAAGAGCTTCAACAACGTCTCGGCCAACCCGCGCTGACCTTGCTCGATGCCCGGGCATTGCCGCGTTTCAAGGGCGAAGTCGAGCCTATCGACCCGATTGCCGGGCACATTCCCGGCGCGCAATGTGCGGCGTTCACCGAGAACCTGGGCAGCGACGGGCATTTCCTGCCGGCGGATCAGCTCAAGCAGCGCTTTGCCGCGAAACTCGGTGATCGTGCGCCGGCTGATCTGGTGGCGTACTGCGGATCCGGCGTCACGGCTTGCCATAACCTGTTCGCACTGTGCCTGGCGGGTTATCCGTTGGGCTCGCTGTATGCCGGGTCGTGGAGCGAGTGGATCAACGATCCCGCGCACGGCATCGCAACCGGCGAATAA
- a CDS encoding hydrolase, producing MSFPSERFTPALGLGNPHLQTLWGPLWRKTTHIERERERLWLEDGDFLDLDWHGPHTADAPLVLVLHGLTGSSNSPYVAGVQKALGAQGWASVALNWRGCSGEPNLLARSYHSGASEDLAEAIKHLRAKRPLAPLYAVGYSLGGNVLLKHLGETGSDSGVSGAVAVSVPFRLDHCADRIGQGFSKVYQAHFMREMVAYIKNKQRQFQHDGREEGLAALAALGSLENMRTFWDFDGRVTAPLNGFVDAEDYYRRASSRYFLGEIRTPTLIIQAADDPFVFPHSLPQAPELSASTEFELQAKGGHVGFVDGSFRQPGYYLERRIPQWLSTVGRG from the coding sequence GTGTCCTTTCCGTCAGAACGTTTCACCCCCGCCTTGGGCCTCGGCAACCCGCACCTGCAAACGTTGTGGGGACCGCTGTGGCGCAAAACCACGCACATCGAACGCGAGCGCGAGCGCTTGTGGCTTGAGGATGGCGACTTTCTCGACTTGGACTGGCACGGCCCACACACCGCCGATGCGCCGCTGGTGCTGGTGCTGCACGGGCTGACCGGTTCTTCGAATTCGCCTTACGTGGCCGGGGTGCAGAAAGCGCTCGGTGCCCAGGGTTGGGCCAGTGTCGCGTTGAACTGGCGCGGTTGTTCGGGCGAGCCGAATCTGTTGGCGCGCAGCTACCATTCCGGTGCCAGTGAAGACTTGGCCGAAGCCATCAAACACCTGCGGGCCAAGCGCCCTCTCGCCCCGCTCTATGCGGTCGGCTATTCCCTGGGCGGCAATGTCTTGCTCAAGCATTTGGGCGAAACCGGCAGTGACAGCGGCGTGTCGGGTGCCGTGGCGGTGTCGGTGCCCTTTCGTCTCGATCATTGCGCCGATCGTATCGGCCAGGGTTTCTCCAAGGTGTATCAGGCGCATTTCATGCGCGAGATGGTCGCCTACATCAAGAACAAGCAGCGCCAGTTCCAGCATGACGGGCGCGAGGAGGGACTGGCGGCATTGGCGGCGCTGGGCTCGCTGGAGAACATGCGCACGTTCTGGGATTTCGATGGCCGGGTCACGGCGCCGCTCAATGGTTTTGTCGATGCCGAGGATTACTATCGCCGCGCTTCGAGCCGGTATTTCCTGGGAGAGATCCGCACACCGACCTTGATCATCCAGGCAGCCGACGATCCCTTCGTATTCCCCCATAGCTTGCCGCAAGCGCCAGAATTGTCGGCCTCCACTGAATTCGAGCTGCAAGCCAAGGGCGGGCATGTCGGTTTTGTCGACGGTTCGTTCCGGCAACCAGGTTATTACCTGGAGCGCCGTATTCCGCAGTGGCTGAGCACCGTGGGTCGCGGGTAA
- a CDS encoding coniferyl aldehyde dehydrogenase — protein MTADIAYLQNLQQPLDELQALFDAQRAAYAANPMPPAAQRQQWLKALRDLLSNERQALIDAISQDFSHRSADETLLAELMPSLHGIHYASQHLKGWMKASRRKVGIAFQPASAKVVYQPLGVVGVIVPWNYPLYLAIGPLVGALSAGNRVMLKLSESTPATGLLLKELLGRIFPQDQVCVVLGEADIGVAFSRLRFDHLLFTGATSIGKHVMRAAAENLTPVTLELGGKSPAIVSLDVPLKDAAERIAFGKTLNAGQTCVAPDYVLVPEDRVGAFVEAYRHAVRGFYPTLADNPDYTAIINDRQLARLNDYVSDATSKGALLIPLFDQGQGRRMSHSLLLNVSDDMTVMQDEIFGPLLPIVPYKTLDEAFAYINQRPRPLALYYFGYDKREQNRVLHETHSGGVCLNDTLLHVAQDDMPFGGIGASGMGHYHGHEGFLTFSKAKGVLIKQRFNAAKLIYPPYGKAIQKLIQKLFIR, from the coding sequence ATGACCGCCGACATCGCTTACCTGCAGAACCTGCAACAGCCTCTGGACGAGCTCCAGGCCCTGTTCGATGCGCAGCGTGCGGCGTATGCAGCCAACCCGATGCCGCCGGCCGCCCAGCGCCAGCAATGGCTCAAAGCCCTGCGGGATCTGCTGAGCAATGAACGCCAGGCCTTGATCGATGCGATCAGCCAGGACTTCAGCCACCGCAGCGCCGATGAAACCCTGCTCGCCGAACTGATGCCCAGCCTGCACGGCATCCATTACGCCAGTCAGCACCTCAAAGGCTGGATGAAAGCCTCGCGGCGCAAGGTCGGTATCGCGTTTCAGCCGGCGTCGGCCAAAGTGGTTTACCAGCCGCTGGGCGTGGTCGGCGTGATCGTGCCGTGGAACTACCCGCTGTATCTGGCCATCGGGCCGTTGGTGGGTGCGTTGTCGGCGGGCAATCGGGTGATGCTCAAACTCAGCGAGTCGACCCCCGCCACCGGTTTGCTGCTCAAGGAGTTGCTCGGCCGGATCTTCCCGCAAGACCAGGTCTGCGTAGTGCTGGGCGAGGCGGATATCGGTGTCGCGTTCTCACGGCTGCGTTTCGATCACCTGCTGTTCACCGGCGCTACCAGCATTGGCAAACACGTGATGCGCGCGGCGGCTGAAAACCTGACCCCGGTGACCCTTGAACTGGGCGGCAAATCCCCGGCCATCGTGTCCCTCGACGTGCCGCTCAAGGACGCCGCCGAGCGCATCGCTTTCGGCAAGACCCTCAATGCCGGACAAACCTGCGTGGCCCCGGACTACGTGCTGGTGCCGGAAGATCGCGTGGGCGCTTTCGTCGAAGCCTATCGGCACGCGGTTCGCGGGTTCTATCCGACACTGGCCGACAACCCGGACTACACCGCCATCATCAATGACCGGCAACTGGCGCGGCTCAACGACTACGTCAGCGACGCCACCAGCAAAGGCGCGCTGCTGATTCCGTTGTTCGATCAGGGCCAGGGCCGGCGCATGAGCCATAGCCTGCTGCTCAACGTCAGCGACGACATGACCGTGATGCAGGACGAAATCTTTGGCCCGCTGCTGCCGATCGTGCCGTACAAGACGCTTGATGAGGCGTTTGCCTACATCAATCAGCGACCTCGTCCGCTGGCGCTGTATTACTTCGGCTACGACAAGCGCGAACAAAACCGCGTCCTCCACGAAACCCATTCCGGCGGTGTTTGCCTCAACGACACCTTGCTTCACGTGGCGCAGGACGATATGCCGTTCGGCGGCATCGGCGCCTCGGGCATGGGCCACTACCACGGCCACGAAGGCTTCCTGACCTTCAGCAAGGCCAAAGGCGTGCTGATCAAGCAACGCTTCAACGCGGCGAAACTGATTTACCCGCCGTACGGAAAAGCCATTCAGAAACTGATCCAGAAACTGTTTATCCGCTAA
- the rsmD gene encoding 16S rRNA (guanine(966)-N(2))-methyltransferase RsmD: protein MATRPKKPVHNVHNGVNQLRIIGGEWGSRKLSFPDAPGLRPTPDRVRETLFNWLAPYVAGAKVFDPFAGSGALFLEALSRGAAMGQALDASNIAVASIKEHLGTLRCTTGQIQTADALRYLETQTATAYDLVFLDPPFNQDLLPTVCTLLEERQWLANEAWIYTESENAPSSLGLPGNWRLHREQKSGRVYYALWQRMAEIAG from the coding sequence ATGGCCACTCGTCCTAAAAAACCCGTTCACAACGTACACAACGGCGTGAACCAACTGCGCATCATCGGTGGCGAATGGGGCAGCCGCAAGCTCAGCTTCCCGGACGCCCCGGGTCTGCGCCCGACCCCGGACCGGGTGCGTGAAACCCTGTTCAACTGGCTCGCGCCGTACGTGGCCGGGGCCAAAGTGTTTGACCCGTTCGCCGGCAGCGGCGCGTTGTTCCTGGAGGCCTTGTCCCGTGGCGCGGCGATGGGTCAGGCGCTGGACGCCAGCAACATCGCGGTCGCCAGTATCAAGGAACACCTGGGAACACTGCGCTGCACCACCGGCCAGATCCAGACCGCCGATGCGCTGCGCTATCTGGAAACCCAGACCGCGACCGCTTACGACCTGGTGTTCCTCGACCCGCCGTTCAACCAGGATCTGTTGCCGACCGTGTGCACGCTGCTTGAAGAGCGTCAGTGGCTGGCCAATGAAGCCTGGATCTACACTGAAAGCGAAAACGCGCCGTCGAGCCTTGGCTTGCCGGGCAACTGGCGCCTGCACCGGGAGCAGAAATCCGGGCGGGTGTATTACGCATTGTGGCAACGTATGGCAGAGATCGCCGGTTAA
- a CDS encoding pitrilysin family protein — translation MSERKNPRLALIGLIAAVLIGSAAFYLSKSDDTKASEALDKAKSSQKLQSLTELDGKAPSHRSLDVQTWNTAEGAKVMFVEARELPMFDLRLIFAAGSSQDGNAPGLAMLTNAMLNEGVAGKDVGAIAQGFEGLGADFGNGAFKDMALASLRSLSAADKREPALKLFSEVVGKPTFPADSFTRIKNQMLAGFEYQKQNPGKLASLELMNRLYGDHPYAHSSDGTAKTVPAITAAQLKAFHEKAYAGGNVVIALVGDLSRAEAEAIAAQVSSALPKGPALPKIPQPEEPKASIGHIEFPSKQTNLMLSQLGIDRDDPDYAALSLGNQILGGGGFGTRLMSEVREKRGLAYGVYSGFTPMQARGPFMINLQTRAEMSEGTLKLVQDVLADYLKTGPTQKELDDAKRELAGSFPLSTASNADIVGQLGAMGFYNLPLTYLDDFMRESQSLTVEQVKVALNKHLSTDKMVIVSAGPTVPQKPLPAPTDKPAEQPLGVPEH, via the coding sequence ATGAGTGAGCGTAAAAATCCCCGTCTGGCCCTGATCGGCCTGATCGCAGCCGTGCTGATCGGCTCCGCTGCGTTTTATCTGTCGAAAAGCGATGACACCAAGGCCAGCGAAGCGCTCGACAAGGCCAAGTCCAGCCAGAAGCTGCAATCGCTGACCGAACTCGACGGCAAGGCACCGAGCCACCGTTCGCTCGACGTCCAGACCTGGAACACCGCCGAAGGCGCCAAGGTGATGTTCGTCGAAGCCCGCGAGCTGCCGATGTTCGACCTGCGCCTGATCTTCGCCGCCGGCAGCAGCCAGGACGGCAACGCGCCCGGTCTCGCGATGCTGACCAACGCGATGCTCAACGAAGGGGTGGCCGGTAAAGATGTCGGCGCCATCGCTCAGGGCTTCGAAGGCCTGGGCGCAGATTTTGGCAACGGCGCGTTCAAGGACATGGCACTGGCTTCCCTGCGCAGCCTCAGCGCCGCGGACAAGCGCGAACCTGCGCTGAAGCTGTTCTCTGAAGTCGTCGGCAAGCCGACCTTCCCTGCCGACTCCTTTACGCGCATCAAGAACCAGATGCTCGCCGGTTTCGAATACCAGAAGCAGAACCCCGGCAAACTGGCGAGCCTGGAGCTGATGAACCGCTTGTACGGCGATCACCCCTATGCACACTCCAGCGACGGCACGGCGAAAACCGTTCCGGCGATTACTGCGGCGCAACTCAAGGCGTTCCACGAGAAAGCTTACGCAGGTGGCAATGTGGTGATTGCGCTGGTGGGTGACTTGTCCCGCGCTGAAGCCGAAGCGATTGCCGCGCAAGTCTCCAGCGCGCTGCCAAAAGGCCCGGCTTTACCGAAAATCCCGCAGCCTGAAGAACCGAAAGCCAGCATCGGGCACATCGAGTTCCCGTCCAAGCAAACCAACCTGATGCTCTCGCAACTGGGCATCGACCGTGACGATCCGGACTACGCTGCGCTCTCCCTGGGCAACCAGATCCTCGGCGGTGGTGGTTTTGGCACTCGCTTGATGAGCGAAGTGCGCGAGAAGCGTGGCCTGGCATACGGCGTCTATTCGGGCTTCACCCCGATGCAGGCGCGCGGCCCGTTCATGATCAACCTGCAAACCCGCGCCGAGATGAGCGAAGGCACCCTGAAACTGGTGCAGGACGTCCTCGCCGACTACCTTAAAACCGGGCCGACCCAGAAAGAGCTCGACGACGCCAAGCGTGAACTGGCCGGCAGCTTCCCGTTGTCCACCGCCAGCAACGCCGATATCGTTGGGCAACTGGGCGCGATGGGTTTCTACAACCTGCCGTTGACCTACCTGGATGACTTCATGCGTGAGTCGCAGAGCCTGACCGTCGAACAAGTCAAAGTTGCACTGAACAAACACCTGAGCACGGATAAAATGGTCATCGTCAGCGCTGGCCCGACCGTGCCGCAAAAGCCGTTACCGGCCCCAACTGATAAACCTGCCGAGCAGCCGCTCGGGGTTCCGGAGCATTAA
- a CDS encoding pitrilysin family protein yields the protein MNALARRAAGLLLSTVCLPLSALAADPQPTHEFTLDNGLKVVVREDHRAPVVVSQVWYKVGSSYETPGQTGLSHALEHMMFKGSEKVGPGEASLILRDLGAEENAFTSDDFTAYYQVLARDRLGVAFELEADRMASLRLPADEFAREIEVIKEERRLRTDDKPMSKAYERFKAMAYPASGYHTPTIGWMADLDRMKVEELRHWYQSWYVPNNATLVVVGDVTPDEVKTLAQRYFGPIAKRDVPPAKIPVELAEPGERQITLHVQTQLPSLMLGFNVPSIATAEDKRSVNALRLISALLDGGYSGRIPTQLERGEELVSGGSSSYDAYTRGDSLFTLSATPNIQKKKTMAQTEAGLWKLLEQLKTTAPSAEELERVRAQVIAGLVYERDSITSQATSIGQLETVGLSWKLMDTELADLESVTPEDIQKAAKLYFTRERLSVAHVLPLETTHE from the coding sequence ATGAATGCTTTAGCCCGCCGCGCTGCAGGCCTGCTGCTCAGCACAGTTTGTCTGCCCCTCTCGGCCCTGGCTGCCGATCCACAACCCACCCACGAATTCACTCTGGATAACGGCCTGAAGGTCGTTGTGCGCGAAGACCATCGCGCGCCAGTGGTGGTTTCCCAAGTCTGGTACAAGGTCGGCTCAAGTTACGAGACGCCGGGCCAGACCGGTTTGTCCCACGCCCTGGAGCACATGATGTTCAAGGGCAGCGAGAAAGTCGGCCCGGGTGAAGCTTCGCTGATCCTGCGCGACCTCGGCGCCGAAGAAAACGCGTTCACCAGCGATGACTTCACTGCTTATTACCAAGTGCTGGCCCGCGACCGCCTCGGCGTGGCCTTCGAGCTGGAAGCCGACCGCATGGCCAGCCTGCGTCTGCCGGCCGACGAGTTCGCCCGTGAGATCGAAGTCATCAAGGAAGAACGTCGCCTGCGCACCGACGACAAGCCGATGTCCAAAGCCTACGAGCGCTTCAAGGCCATGGCTTACCCGGCTAGCGGTTACCACACGCCGACCATCGGCTGGATGGCTGACCTGGACCGCATGAAAGTCGAAGAGCTGCGCCACTGGTACCAATCCTGGTACGTGCCGAACAACGCCACGCTGGTGGTGGTCGGCGACGTGACCCCGGACGAGGTCAAAACCCTGGCCCAGCGTTATTTCGGCCCGATTGCCAAACGCGACGTGCCACCGGCGAAAATCCCTGTGGAACTGGCCGAGCCCGGCGAACGCCAGATCACCCTGCACGTGCAGACCCAACTGCCGAGCCTGATGCTGGGCTTCAACGTACCGAGCATCGCCACCGCTGAAGACAAACGCTCGGTCAACGCCTTGCGCCTGATCTCGGCCCTGCTCGACGGTGGCTACAGCGGACGCATCCCGACGCAACTGGAACGCGGCGAAGAGCTGGTGTCCGGCGGTTCGTCGAGTTACGACGCCTACACCCGCGGCGACAGCCTGTTCACCTTGTCCGCGACGCCGAACATCCAGAAAAAGAAAACCATGGCCCAGACCGAAGCGGGCCTGTGGAAGCTGCTCGAACAGCTGAAAACCACCGCGCCGTCCGCCGAAGAACTGGAACGCGTCCGCGCCCAGGTCATCGCCGGCCTGGTCTACGAGCGTGACTCGATCACCAGCCAGGCCACCTCCATCGGCCAACTGGAAACCGTCGGCCTGTCCTGGAAGCTCATGGACACCGAACTCGCCGACCTCGAAAGCGTGACACCGGAAGATATCCAGAAAGCCGCCAAGCTGTATTTCACCCGCGAACGTCTCAGCGTCGCCCATGTACTGCCACTGGAGACGACTCATGAGTGA
- a CDS encoding twin-arginine translocation pathway signal protein translates to MSPSLSDTPALSRRGLLKFSLGASAFLATAGVGASLSGCSSSIPASGFAILRSGDLLFLRALIPVMIEGAVAAEKMPKAVDETLHCLDNGLNHLSPEMLKLTQQLFDVLGMAVTRGPLTGIWGSWENASADEIRHFLDRWENSSLSLLRMGHSSLLQLVMMAWYSRAESWVHCGYPGPPTV, encoded by the coding sequence ATGAGCCCAAGCCTGTCCGATACACCCGCGCTGTCACGGCGCGGCCTGCTTAAATTCAGCCTCGGCGCGAGTGCTTTCCTGGCCACCGCCGGAGTGGGTGCGAGCCTCAGCGGCTGCTCATCGAGCATCCCGGCCAGTGGTTTCGCGATTTTGCGCAGCGGTGACCTGCTGTTTCTGCGGGCGCTGATCCCGGTGATGATCGAGGGCGCCGTGGCTGCCGAGAAGATGCCGAAGGCCGTCGATGAAACCCTGCACTGCCTGGATAACGGTCTGAATCACCTGTCGCCGGAAATGCTCAAGCTCACTCAGCAATTGTTCGACGTGCTGGGGATGGCGGTGACCCGCGGGCCGCTGACCGGGATCTGGGGCAGTTGGGAAAACGCCAGTGCCGATGAGATCCGGCATTTTCTCGATCGTTGGGAAAACAGTTCGTTGAGCCTGCTGCGCATGGGGCATAGCTCGTTGCTGCAACTGGTGATGATGGCGTGGTACAGCCGCGCAGAATCGTGGGTGCATTGCGGGTATCCCGGACCGCCTACAGTTTGA
- a CDS encoding TetR/AcrR family transcriptional regulator, giving the protein MAPRIKTSERIVQNSLELFNQQGERSISTNHIAAHMEISPGNLYYHFPNKQAIIAVLFSEYESLVDSFLRPPQGRASTVEDKRFYLQELLAAMWRYRFLHRDLEHLLDSDPELAARYRRFSQRCLIHGTHIYAAFVDAGILQMDKVQIESLTLNAWIILTSWVRFLCTTRENSNHLSEQAIKRGVYQVLVLEAGFVTDQSRDAVNALYEEFYVPLAQALEEVQ; this is encoded by the coding sequence ATGGCCCCTCGGATCAAAACCAGCGAGCGCATCGTGCAGAACAGCCTGGAGCTGTTTAATCAACAGGGCGAGCGCAGCATCAGCACCAACCACATTGCTGCCCACATGGAGATTTCTCCGGGCAACCTGTACTACCACTTCCCCAACAAGCAGGCGATTATCGCCGTGCTGTTCAGTGAGTACGAAAGCCTGGTGGACAGCTTCCTGCGCCCGCCCCAGGGCCGCGCGTCCACGGTGGAAGACAAGCGCTTCTACCTTCAGGAGCTGCTGGCGGCGATGTGGCGCTACCGGTTTTTGCATCGAGATCTTGAGCATTTGCTCGACAGCGATCCAGAACTGGCCGCCCGTTATCGGCGTTTCTCCCAGCGCTGCCTGATCCATGGCACCCACATCTACGCCGCCTTCGTCGACGCCGGCATCCTGCAAATGGACAAGGTCCAGATCGAATCCCTGACGCTCAATGCCTGGATTATCCTGACGTCCTGGGTGCGTTTTCTGTGCACCACGCGGGAAAACTCCAATCACCTGAGCGAGCAGGCGATTAAACGTGGGGTGTATCAGGTGCTGGTGCTTGAGGCCGGTTTCGTCACGGACCAGTCACGCGACGCGGTCAACGCGTTGTATGAAGAGTTTTACGTGCCACTGGCCCAGGCCCTGGAAGAAGTGCAGTAG